One part of the Dysidea avara chromosome 10, odDysAvar1.4, whole genome shotgun sequence genome encodes these proteins:
- the LOC136236115 gene encoding uncharacterized protein — MMTEKFGGSAPSISDWNTNNLQRDNLDDLLQQVRTNVSGTSYPPGEMAIQPGWSNMESNWELNNQQACTLPQWSGYDCSPPLSHINSPIDHPPVSDSLPAYSASFNTNTSLQVPFDFKTNTVTFPQCTAMSPQQCITSQTLSITPQQLLAIEQLKFSSMSDTPIPSSSDEDSNASPSLPVEKQFTELSEELKNVESKEEVLKLIPKDVRVPQRKGNMQLWQFLYAILEDQFEIIEWTANKSEYEFRLLQPDVIAIWWGHQKNRQNMNYDKLSRSLRYYYNRKIITKVNSERYVYRFCCNPELLYSALGNSHTKPKLKEMPTEAKQILEWNHNMSNRAASQTAPLLKSPSPSKLTSVDYIHSQENNVGALEQITTTSSSMSTPQNFYYTGGFQNSSHCYPLDTSYLPMPPPPPPPQPHYPMYYNCLPSMTVGAEWDPFPHSM, encoded by the exons ATGATGACTGAAAAG TTTGGCGGTTCTGCACCTTCTATTAGTGATTGGAACACCAACAACTTGCAAAGAG ACAATCTTGATGATCTCTTACAACAAGTCAGAACAAATGTTAGTGGCACAAGCTATCCACCTGGTGAAATGGCCATACAGCCTGGCTGGTCTAACATGGAATCCAACTGGGAGCTGAACAACCAGCAAGCATGCACCTTGCCCCAGTGGAGTGGTTATGACTGCAGTCCACCACTGTCACACATTAACAGTCCAATTGATCATCCTCCAGTTTCTGATTCACTACCAGCATACTCCGCATCCTTCAATACCAACACATCCCTGCAAGTTCCATTTGACTTCAAGACCAATACAGTCACATTTCCACAGTGTACGGCTATGTCACCTCAACAATGTATTACAAGTCAAACACTCTCAATCACTCCACAACAGTTGTTAGCCATTGAGCAACTCAAGTTTAGTTCTATGTCAGATACTCCTATACCTTCTTCAAGTGATGAGGACTCCAATGCCAGTCCTAGTTTGCCTGTGGAAAAGCAGTTCACAGAATTGAGTGAAGAGTTGAAGAATGTTGAGTCAAAAGAAGAAGTGCTGAAACTGATACCAAAGGATGTTAGAGTGCCACAAA GAAAGGGAAACATGCAGCTATGGCAATTCCTTTATGCTATATTGGAAGACCAATTTGAAATAATTGAATGGACAGCCAATAAGAGTGAATATGAATTTCGTCTACTTCAACCAGATGTTATTGCTATTTGGTGGGGTCACCAGAAGAATCGTCAGAACATGAACTACGACAAGCTGAGCCGATCTTTGAGGTACTACTATAATCGAAAGATCATTACCAAAGTGAACAGTGAAAGATATGTGTACCGTTTCTGCTGTAATCCCGAGCTGTTGTATTCAGCACTTGGTAATTCTCACACCAAGCCGAAGCTTAAGGAAATGCCAACTGAAGCTAAACAAATCCTAGAATGGAATCACAACATGTCCAACAGAGCAGCAAGCCAGACTGCACCACTGTTAAAGTCTCCATCACCCAGCAAACTAACTTCTGTAGATTATATTCACTCACAAGAAAACAATGTTGGTGCACTAGAACAGATTACAACTACCAGTAGCAGCATGTCAACCCCTCAAAACTTTTACTACACTGGcggatttcaaaactcttccCATTGTTATCCTTTAGACACTAGTTATTTACCAatgccaccaccaccaccaccacctcaACCCCACTATCCTATGTATTACAACTGTTTACCCAGTATGACTGTTGGAGCTGAATGGGACCCATTTCCTCACTCAATGTAA
- the LOC136237283 gene encoding uncharacterized protein yields MTDKFGGSNHSTPGPSTTINDWSTNNLQGGNFGDLLQQVRTNVSSTSYAPGEIAIQPDVGSTNWELNYQQAYTLPQWSDYDCSPPLSHMNSPIDHPPVSDSLPAYSASFNTNTSLQVPFIFNANTDTSPQCTAISPQRCITSQALPITSQQSLAIEHFKFSSMSDTPTPSSSDEDSNASPLPMEELKNIETKEEVLKLIPKDVRVPQRKGNMQLWQFLYAILEDQFEIIEWTANKSEYEFRLLQPDVVAIWWGHQKNRQNMNYDKLSRSLRYYYNRKIITKVNSERYVYRFCCNPELLYSALGNSHTKPKLKEMPAEAKQILEWNRNMSNRAASQTAPLLKAPSPSKLTSVDYIHSQENNVGALEQIATTSSSKSTPQNFYYTGGFQNSFPDHCYPLDTSYLLMRPPPQPHYPMYYNCLPSMTVGAEWDPFPHSM; encoded by the exons ATGACTGACAAG TTCGGAGGTTCGAATCATTCTACGCCCGGGCCTTCTACTACGATTAATGATTGGAGCACCAACAACTTGCAAGGAG GCAATTTTGGTGATCTCTTACAACAAGTCAGAACAAATGTTAGTAGCACAAGTTATGCACCTGGTGAAATAGCCATACAGCCTGACGTGGGATCTACTAACTGGGAGCTGAACTACCAGCAAGCATATACCTTGCCCCAGTGGAGTGATTACGACTGTAGTCCACCACTGTCACACATGAACAGTCCAATTGATCATCCTCCAGTTTCTGATTCACTACCAGCATACTCTGCATCCTTCAATACCAACACATCCCTGCAAGTTCCATTTATCTTCAACGCTAATACTGACACATCTCCACAGTGTACAGCTATTTCACCTCAACGATGTATTACAAGTCAAGCACTCCCAATCACTTCACAACAGTCATTAGCCATTGAGCATTTCAAGTTCAGTTCTATGTCTGATACCCCTACACCTTCTTCAAGTGATGAGGACTCTAATGCCAGTCCTTTGCCTATGGAAGAGTTGAAGAATATTGAAACAAAAGAAGAAGTGCTAAAATTGATACCCAAGGATGTTAGAGTACCACAAA GAAAGGGAAACATGCAGCTATGGCAATTCCTTTATGCTATATTGGAAGATCAATTTGAAATAATTGAGTGGACAGCCAATAAGAGTGAATATGAATTTCGTCTACTTCAACCAGATGTTGTCGCTATTTGGTGGGGTCACCAAAAGAATCGTCAGAACATGAACTACGACAAGCTGAGCCGATCTTTGAGGTACTACTACAATCGAAAGATCATTACCAAAGTGAACAGTGAAAGATATGTGTACCGTTTCTGCTGTAATCCCGAGCTGTTGTATTCAGCACTTGGTAATTCTCACACCAAGCCGAAGCTTAAGGAAATGCCAGCTGAAGCTAAACAAATCCTAGAATGGAATCGCAACATGTCTAACAGAGCAGCAAGCCAGACTGCACCACTGTTAAAGGCTCCATCACCCAGCAAACTAACTTCTGTAGATTATATTCACTCACAAGAAAACAATGTTGGTGCACTAGAGCAGATTGCAACTACCAGTAGCAGCAAATCTACCCCTCAAAACTTTTACTACACCGGCGGATTTCAGAACTCTTTCCCAGATCATTGCTATCCTTTAGACACTAGTTATTTACTGATGCGACCACCGCCTCAACCCCACTATCCTATGTACTACAATTGTTTACCCAGTATGACTGTTGGAGCTGAATGGGATCCATTTCCTCACTCAATGTAA